A region of Bicyclus anynana chromosome 15, ilBicAnyn1.1, whole genome shotgun sequence DNA encodes the following proteins:
- the LOC112043396 gene encoding serine/threonine-protein kinase ICK isoform X5, whose translation MHRYVVLQQLGDGTYGSVALAQRRDTGEKVAIKRMKRKYYSWDEAMSLREVKSLKKLNHANIVKLREVIRENDTLYFVFEYMRGNLYQLLRAAERPFAEPVLRNLLFQVLQGLAHMHRHGFFHRDLKPENLLCCGPELVKIADLGLAREVRSRAPCTAYVSTRWYRAPEVLLRAPRYGAPVDLWALGCIAAELYTGRALFPGASELDQLHRLCAVLGAPTRDSWPEGLALAAALRFRFPAGSGVPLARVVPGAGGPARALLAALLRWAPHERPTAPQALRFPYFAVGAALALPPPAPRPRRSVQFYVVTVAMWVPTCPVNVPLCRSGTRAEPESSPAAAPADRRTPAPAPTPARDRFADILGGEVRQSARRAGGRSVQPAPGAPRAAAAPGAAAAYLGAARYVAGARIDTALFHPLALHSRRGYTPERVQLS comes from the exons ATGCACCGCTACGTGGTGCTGCAGCAGCTGGGCGACGGCACGTACGGCTCGGTGGCGCTGGCGCAGCGGCGCGACACGGGCGAGAAGGTGGCCATCAAGCGCATGAAGCGCAAGTACTACTCGTGGGACGAGGCCATGAGCCTGCGCGAGGTCAAGTCGCTCAAGAAGCTCAACCACGCCAACATCGTGAAGCTGCGCGAGGTGATCCGCGAGAACGACACGCTGTACTTCGTGTTCGAGTACATGCGCGGCAACCTGTACCAGCTGCTGCGCGCCGCCGAGCGCCCCTTCGCCGAGCCCGTGCTGCGCAACCTGCTGTTCCAGGTGCTGCAGGGGCTGGCGCACATGCACCGCCACGGCTTCTTCCACCGCGACCTCAAGCCCGAGAACCTGCTGTGCTGCGGGCCCGAGCTGGTGAAGATCGCCGACCTGGGGCTGGCGCGCGAGGTGCGCTCGCGCGCGCCCTGCACCGCCTACGTGTCCACGCGCTGGTACCGCGCGCCCGAGGTGCTGCTGCGCGCGCCACGCTACGGCGCGCCCGTGGACCTGTGGGCGCTGGGCTGCATCGCGGCCGAGCTGTACACGGGCCGCGCGCTGTTCCCCGGCGCCTCGGAGCTCGACCAGCTGCACCGCCTGTGCGCCGTGCTGGGCGCGCCCACGCGCGACTCCTGGCCCGAGGGGCTGGCGCTGGCCGCCGCGCTGCGCTTCCGCTTCCCGGCCGGCAGCGGCGTGCCGCTGGCGCGCGTCGTGCCCGGCGCCGGCGGGCCCGCGCGCGCGCTGCTCGCCGCGCTGCTGCGCTGGGCGCCGCACGAGCGCCCCACCGCGCCGCAGGCCCTCAG ATTCCCGTATTTCGCCGTCGGCGCTGCGCTCGCGCTGCCCCCCCCGGCCCCCCGCCCGAGACGGTCGGTGCAGTTCTACGTGGTAACTGTTGCGATGTGGGTGCCAACGTGTCCTGTCAATGTACCTTTGTGCAGAAGCGGCACGCGCGCGGAGCCCGAGAGCAGTCCGGCGGCCGCGCCCGCCGACCGCCGGACGCCGGCGCCGGCGCCGACGCCTGCGCGGGACCGCTTTGCCGACATCCTGGG CGGCGAGGTGCGGCAGTcggcgcggcgcgcgggcggGCGCAGCGTGCAGCCGGCGCCGGGCGCGCCGCgggccgccgccgcgcccggcgccgccgccgcgtACCTGGGCGCCGCGCGCTACGTGGCCGGCGCCCGCATCGACACCGCACTGTTCCACCCGCTCGCGCTGCACTCGCGCCGAG GGTACACTCCTGAGAGGGTCCAATTGTCATGA
- the LOC112043396 gene encoding serine/threonine-protein kinase ICK isoform X3 — MHRYVVLQQLGDGTYGSVALAQRRDTGEKVAIKRMKRKYYSWDEAMSLREVKSLKKLNHANIVKLREVIRENDTLYFVFEYMRGNLYQLLRAAERPFAEPVLRNLLFQVLQGLAHMHRHGFFHRDLKPENLLCCGPELVKIADLGLAREVRSRAPCTAYVSTRWYRAPEVLLRAPRYGAPVDLWALGCIAAELYTGRALFPGASELDQLHRLCAVLGAPTRDSWPEGLALAAALRFRFPAGSGVPLARVVPGAGGPARALLAALLRWAPHERPTAPQALRFPYFAVGAALALPPPAPRPRRSVQFYVVTVAMWVPTCPVNVPLCRSGTRAEPESSPAAAPADRRTPAPAPTPARDRFADILGCVVRGPWAPPRRPRRPLQRALVLQRRGAAVGAARGRAQRAAGAGRAAGRRRARRRRRVPGRRALRGRRPHRHRTVPPARAALAPRVHS; from the exons ATGCACCGCTACGTGGTGCTGCAGCAGCTGGGCGACGGCACGTACGGCTCGGTGGCGCTGGCGCAGCGGCGCGACACGGGCGAGAAGGTGGCCATCAAGCGCATGAAGCGCAAGTACTACTCGTGGGACGAGGCCATGAGCCTGCGCGAGGTCAAGTCGCTCAAGAAGCTCAACCACGCCAACATCGTGAAGCTGCGCGAGGTGATCCGCGAGAACGACACGCTGTACTTCGTGTTCGAGTACATGCGCGGCAACCTGTACCAGCTGCTGCGCGCCGCCGAGCGCCCCTTCGCCGAGCCCGTGCTGCGCAACCTGCTGTTCCAGGTGCTGCAGGGGCTGGCGCACATGCACCGCCACGGCTTCTTCCACCGCGACCTCAAGCCCGAGAACCTGCTGTGCTGCGGGCCCGAGCTGGTGAAGATCGCCGACCTGGGGCTGGCGCGCGAGGTGCGCTCGCGCGCGCCCTGCACCGCCTACGTGTCCACGCGCTGGTACCGCGCGCCCGAGGTGCTGCTGCGCGCGCCACGCTACGGCGCGCCCGTGGACCTGTGGGCGCTGGGCTGCATCGCGGCCGAGCTGTACACGGGCCGCGCGCTGTTCCCCGGCGCCTCGGAGCTCGACCAGCTGCACCGCCTGTGCGCCGTGCTGGGCGCGCCCACGCGCGACTCCTGGCCCGAGGGGCTGGCGCTGGCCGCCGCGCTGCGCTTCCGCTTCCCGGCCGGCAGCGGCGTGCCGCTGGCGCGCGTCGTGCCCGGCGCCGGCGGGCCCGCGCGCGCGCTGCTCGCCGCGCTGCTGCGCTGGGCGCCGCACGAGCGCCCCACCGCGCCGCAGGCCCTCAG ATTCCCGTATTTCGCCGTCGGCGCTGCGCTCGCGCTGCCCCCCCCGGCCCCCCGCCCGAGACGGTCGGTGCAGTTCTACGTGGTAACTGTTGCGATGTGGGTGCCAACGTGTCCTGTCAATGTACCTTTGTGCAGAAGCGGCACGCGCGCGGAGCCCGAGAGCAGTCCGGCGGCCGCGCCCGCCGACCGCCGGACGCCGGCGCCGGCGCCGACGCCTGCGCGGGACCGCTTTGCCGACATCCTGGGGTGCGTAGTGCGCGGGCCGTGGGCGCCGccccgccgcccccgccgcccgcTGCAGCGTGCGCTCGTGTTGCAGCGGCGAGGTGCGGCAGTcggcgcggcgcgcgggcggGCGCAGCGTGCAGCCGGCGCCGGGCGCGCCGCgggccgccgccgcgcccggcgccgccgccgcgtACCTGGGCGCCGCGCGCTACGTGGCCGGCGCCCGCATCGACACCGCACTGTTCCACCCGCTCGCGCTGCACTCGCGCCGAG GGTACACTCCTGA
- the LOC112043396 gene encoding serine/threonine-protein kinase ICK isoform X1: protein MHRYVVLQQLGDGTYGSVALAQRRDTGEKVAIKRMKRKYYSWDEAMSLREVKSLKKLNHANIVKLREVIRENDTLYFVFEYMRGNLYQLLRAAERPFAEPVLRNLLFQVLQGLAHMHRHGFFHRDLKPENLLCCGPELVKIADLGLAREVRSRAPCTAYVSTRWYRAPEVLLRAPRYGAPVDLWALGCIAAELYTGRALFPGASELDQLHRLCAVLGAPTRDSWPEGLALAAALRFRFPAGSGVPLARVVPGAGGPARALLAALLRWAPHERPTAPQALRFPYFAVGAALALPPPAPRPRRSVQFYVVTVAMWVPTCPVNVPLCRSGTRAEPESSPAAAPADRRTPAPAPTPARDRFADILGCVVRGPWAPPRRPRRPLQRALVLQRRGAAVGAARGRAQRAAGAGRAAGRRRARRRRRVPGRRALRGRRPHRHRTVPPARAALAPRSERGGQRRAARGLGRQVSALRPSWRCAGLW from the exons ATGCACCGCTACGTGGTGCTGCAGCAGCTGGGCGACGGCACGTACGGCTCGGTGGCGCTGGCGCAGCGGCGCGACACGGGCGAGAAGGTGGCCATCAAGCGCATGAAGCGCAAGTACTACTCGTGGGACGAGGCCATGAGCCTGCGCGAGGTCAAGTCGCTCAAGAAGCTCAACCACGCCAACATCGTGAAGCTGCGCGAGGTGATCCGCGAGAACGACACGCTGTACTTCGTGTTCGAGTACATGCGCGGCAACCTGTACCAGCTGCTGCGCGCCGCCGAGCGCCCCTTCGCCGAGCCCGTGCTGCGCAACCTGCTGTTCCAGGTGCTGCAGGGGCTGGCGCACATGCACCGCCACGGCTTCTTCCACCGCGACCTCAAGCCCGAGAACCTGCTGTGCTGCGGGCCCGAGCTGGTGAAGATCGCCGACCTGGGGCTGGCGCGCGAGGTGCGCTCGCGCGCGCCCTGCACCGCCTACGTGTCCACGCGCTGGTACCGCGCGCCCGAGGTGCTGCTGCGCGCGCCACGCTACGGCGCGCCCGTGGACCTGTGGGCGCTGGGCTGCATCGCGGCCGAGCTGTACACGGGCCGCGCGCTGTTCCCCGGCGCCTCGGAGCTCGACCAGCTGCACCGCCTGTGCGCCGTGCTGGGCGCGCCCACGCGCGACTCCTGGCCCGAGGGGCTGGCGCTGGCCGCCGCGCTGCGCTTCCGCTTCCCGGCCGGCAGCGGCGTGCCGCTGGCGCGCGTCGTGCCCGGCGCCGGCGGGCCCGCGCGCGCGCTGCTCGCCGCGCTGCTGCGCTGGGCGCCGCACGAGCGCCCCACCGCGCCGCAGGCCCTCAG ATTCCCGTATTTCGCCGTCGGCGCTGCGCTCGCGCTGCCCCCCCCGGCCCCCCGCCCGAGACGGTCGGTGCAGTTCTACGTGGTAACTGTTGCGATGTGGGTGCCAACGTGTCCTGTCAATGTACCTTTGTGCAGAAGCGGCACGCGCGCGGAGCCCGAGAGCAGTCCGGCGGCCGCGCCCGCCGACCGCCGGACGCCGGCGCCGGCGCCGACGCCTGCGCGGGACCGCTTTGCCGACATCCTGGGGTGCGTAGTGCGCGGGCCGTGGGCGCCGccccgccgcccccgccgcccgcTGCAGCGTGCGCTCGTGTTGCAGCGGCGAGGTGCGGCAGTcggcgcggcgcgcgggcggGCGCAGCGTGCAGCCGGCGCCGGGCGCGCCGCgggccgccgccgcgcccggcgccgccgccgcgtACCTGGGCGCCGCGCGCTACGTGGCCGGCGCCCGCATCGACACCGCACTGTTCCACCCGCTCGCGCTGCACTCGCGCCGAG
- the LOC112043396 gene encoding serine/threonine-protein kinase ICK isoform X4 → MHRYVVLQQLGDGTYGSVALAQRRDTGEKVAIKRMKRKYYSWDEAMSLREVKSLKKLNHANIVKLREVIRENDTLYFVFEYMRGNLYQLLRAAERPFAEPVLRNLLFQVLQGLAHMHRHGFFHRDLKPENLLCCGPELVKIADLGLAREVRSRAPCTAYVSTRWYRAPEVLLRAPRYGAPVDLWALGCIAAELYTGRALFPGASELDQLHRLCAVLGAPTRDSWPEGLALAAALRFRFPAGSGVPLARVVPGAGGPARALLAALLRWAPHERPTAPQALRFPYFAVGAALALPPPAPRPRRSVQFYVVTVAMWVPTCPVNVPLCRSGTRAEPESSPAAAPADRRTPAPAPTPARDRFADILGGEVRQSARRAGGRSVQPAPGAPRAAAAPGAAAAYLGAARYVAGARIDTALFHPLALHSRREASAVGSGAPRVDWAAKYLR, encoded by the exons ATGCACCGCTACGTGGTGCTGCAGCAGCTGGGCGACGGCACGTACGGCTCGGTGGCGCTGGCGCAGCGGCGCGACACGGGCGAGAAGGTGGCCATCAAGCGCATGAAGCGCAAGTACTACTCGTGGGACGAGGCCATGAGCCTGCGCGAGGTCAAGTCGCTCAAGAAGCTCAACCACGCCAACATCGTGAAGCTGCGCGAGGTGATCCGCGAGAACGACACGCTGTACTTCGTGTTCGAGTACATGCGCGGCAACCTGTACCAGCTGCTGCGCGCCGCCGAGCGCCCCTTCGCCGAGCCCGTGCTGCGCAACCTGCTGTTCCAGGTGCTGCAGGGGCTGGCGCACATGCACCGCCACGGCTTCTTCCACCGCGACCTCAAGCCCGAGAACCTGCTGTGCTGCGGGCCCGAGCTGGTGAAGATCGCCGACCTGGGGCTGGCGCGCGAGGTGCGCTCGCGCGCGCCCTGCACCGCCTACGTGTCCACGCGCTGGTACCGCGCGCCCGAGGTGCTGCTGCGCGCGCCACGCTACGGCGCGCCCGTGGACCTGTGGGCGCTGGGCTGCATCGCGGCCGAGCTGTACACGGGCCGCGCGCTGTTCCCCGGCGCCTCGGAGCTCGACCAGCTGCACCGCCTGTGCGCCGTGCTGGGCGCGCCCACGCGCGACTCCTGGCCCGAGGGGCTGGCGCTGGCCGCCGCGCTGCGCTTCCGCTTCCCGGCCGGCAGCGGCGTGCCGCTGGCGCGCGTCGTGCCCGGCGCCGGCGGGCCCGCGCGCGCGCTGCTCGCCGCGCTGCTGCGCTGGGCGCCGCACGAGCGCCCCACCGCGCCGCAGGCCCTCAG ATTCCCGTATTTCGCCGTCGGCGCTGCGCTCGCGCTGCCCCCCCCGGCCCCCCGCCCGAGACGGTCGGTGCAGTTCTACGTGGTAACTGTTGCGATGTGGGTGCCAACGTGTCCTGTCAATGTACCTTTGTGCAGAAGCGGCACGCGCGCGGAGCCCGAGAGCAGTCCGGCGGCCGCGCCCGCCGACCGCCGGACGCCGGCGCCGGCGCCGACGCCTGCGCGGGACCGCTTTGCCGACATCCTGGG CGGCGAGGTGCGGCAGTcggcgcggcgcgcgggcggGCGCAGCGTGCAGCCGGCGCCGGGCGCGCCGCgggccgccgccgcgcccggcgccgccgccgcgtACCTGGGCGCCGCGCGCTACGTGGCCGGCGCCCGCATCGACACCGCACTGTTCCACCCGCTCGCGCTGCACTCGCGCCGAG
- the LOC112043396 gene encoding serine/threonine-protein kinase MAK isoform X2 — protein MHRYVVLQQLGDGTYGSVALAQRRDTGEKVAIKRMKRKYYSWDEAMSLREVKSLKKLNHANIVKLREVIRENDTLYFVFEYMRGNLYQLLRAAERPFAEPVLRNLLFQVLQGLAHMHRHGFFHRDLKPENLLCCGPELVKIADLGLAREVRSRAPCTAYVSTRWYRAPEVLLRAPRYGAPVDLWALGCIAAELYTGRALFPGASELDQLHRLCAVLGAPTRDSWPEGLALAAALRFRFPAGSGVPLARVVPGAGGPARALLAALLRWAPHERPTAPQALRFPYFAVGAALALPPPAPRPRRSGTRAEPESSPAAAPADRRTPAPAPTPARDRFADILGCVVRGPWAPPRRPRRPLQRALVLQRRGAAVGAARGRAQRAAGAGRAAGRRRARRRRRVPGRRALRGRRPHRHRTVPPARAALAPRSERGGQRRAARGLGRQVSALRPSWRCAGLW, from the exons ATGCACCGCTACGTGGTGCTGCAGCAGCTGGGCGACGGCACGTACGGCTCGGTGGCGCTGGCGCAGCGGCGCGACACGGGCGAGAAGGTGGCCATCAAGCGCATGAAGCGCAAGTACTACTCGTGGGACGAGGCCATGAGCCTGCGCGAGGTCAAGTCGCTCAAGAAGCTCAACCACGCCAACATCGTGAAGCTGCGCGAGGTGATCCGCGAGAACGACACGCTGTACTTCGTGTTCGAGTACATGCGCGGCAACCTGTACCAGCTGCTGCGCGCCGCCGAGCGCCCCTTCGCCGAGCCCGTGCTGCGCAACCTGCTGTTCCAGGTGCTGCAGGGGCTGGCGCACATGCACCGCCACGGCTTCTTCCACCGCGACCTCAAGCCCGAGAACCTGCTGTGCTGCGGGCCCGAGCTGGTGAAGATCGCCGACCTGGGGCTGGCGCGCGAGGTGCGCTCGCGCGCGCCCTGCACCGCCTACGTGTCCACGCGCTGGTACCGCGCGCCCGAGGTGCTGCTGCGCGCGCCACGCTACGGCGCGCCCGTGGACCTGTGGGCGCTGGGCTGCATCGCGGCCGAGCTGTACACGGGCCGCGCGCTGTTCCCCGGCGCCTCGGAGCTCGACCAGCTGCACCGCCTGTGCGCCGTGCTGGGCGCGCCCACGCGCGACTCCTGGCCCGAGGGGCTGGCGCTGGCCGCCGCGCTGCGCTTCCGCTTCCCGGCCGGCAGCGGCGTGCCGCTGGCGCGCGTCGTGCCCGGCGCCGGCGGGCCCGCGCGCGCGCTGCTCGCCGCGCTGCTGCGCTGGGCGCCGCACGAGCGCCCCACCGCGCCGCAGGCCCTCAG ATTCCCGTATTTCGCCGTCGGCGCTGCGCTCGCGCTGCCCCCCCCGGCCCCCCGCCCGAGACG AAGCGGCACGCGCGCGGAGCCCGAGAGCAGTCCGGCGGCCGCGCCCGCCGACCGCCGGACGCCGGCGCCGGCGCCGACGCCTGCGCGGGACCGCTTTGCCGACATCCTGGGGTGCGTAGTGCGCGGGCCGTGGGCGCCGccccgccgcccccgccgcccgcTGCAGCGTGCGCTCGTGTTGCAGCGGCGAGGTGCGGCAGTcggcgcggcgcgcgggcggGCGCAGCGTGCAGCCGGCGCCGGGCGCGCCGCgggccgccgccgcgcccggcgccgccgccgcgtACCTGGGCGCCGCGCGCTACGTGGCCGGCGCCCGCATCGACACCGCACTGTTCCACCCGCTCGCGCTGCACTCGCGCCGAG
- the LOC112043396 gene encoding serine/threonine-protein kinase MAK isoform X6: MHRYVVLQQLGDGTYGSVALAQRRDTGEKVAIKRMKRKYYSWDEAMSLREVKSLKKLNHANIVKLREVIRENDTLYFVFEYMRGNLYQLLRAAERPFAEPVLRNLLFQVLQGLAHMHRHGFFHRDLKPENLLCCGPELVKIADLGLAREVRSRAPCTAYVSTRWYRAPEVLLRAPRYGAPVDLWALGCIAAELYTGRALFPGASELDQLHRLCAVLGAPTRDSWPEGLALAAALRFRFPAGSGVPLARVVPGAGGPARALLAALLRWAPHERPTAPQALRFPYFAVGAALALPPPAPRPRRSGTRAEPESSPAAAPADRRTPAPAPTPARDRFADILGGEVRQSARRAGGRSVQPAPGAPRAAAAPGAAAAYLGAARYVAGARIDTALFHPLALHSRREASAVGSGAPRVDWAAKYLR; encoded by the exons ATGCACCGCTACGTGGTGCTGCAGCAGCTGGGCGACGGCACGTACGGCTCGGTGGCGCTGGCGCAGCGGCGCGACACGGGCGAGAAGGTGGCCATCAAGCGCATGAAGCGCAAGTACTACTCGTGGGACGAGGCCATGAGCCTGCGCGAGGTCAAGTCGCTCAAGAAGCTCAACCACGCCAACATCGTGAAGCTGCGCGAGGTGATCCGCGAGAACGACACGCTGTACTTCGTGTTCGAGTACATGCGCGGCAACCTGTACCAGCTGCTGCGCGCCGCCGAGCGCCCCTTCGCCGAGCCCGTGCTGCGCAACCTGCTGTTCCAGGTGCTGCAGGGGCTGGCGCACATGCACCGCCACGGCTTCTTCCACCGCGACCTCAAGCCCGAGAACCTGCTGTGCTGCGGGCCCGAGCTGGTGAAGATCGCCGACCTGGGGCTGGCGCGCGAGGTGCGCTCGCGCGCGCCCTGCACCGCCTACGTGTCCACGCGCTGGTACCGCGCGCCCGAGGTGCTGCTGCGCGCGCCACGCTACGGCGCGCCCGTGGACCTGTGGGCGCTGGGCTGCATCGCGGCCGAGCTGTACACGGGCCGCGCGCTGTTCCCCGGCGCCTCGGAGCTCGACCAGCTGCACCGCCTGTGCGCCGTGCTGGGCGCGCCCACGCGCGACTCCTGGCCCGAGGGGCTGGCGCTGGCCGCCGCGCTGCGCTTCCGCTTCCCGGCCGGCAGCGGCGTGCCGCTGGCGCGCGTCGTGCCCGGCGCCGGCGGGCCCGCGCGCGCGCTGCTCGCCGCGCTGCTGCGCTGGGCGCCGCACGAGCGCCCCACCGCGCCGCAGGCCCTCAG ATTCCCGTATTTCGCCGTCGGCGCTGCGCTCGCGCTGCCCCCCCCGGCCCCCCGCCCGAGACG AAGCGGCACGCGCGCGGAGCCCGAGAGCAGTCCGGCGGCCGCGCCCGCCGACCGCCGGACGCCGGCGCCGGCGCCGACGCCTGCGCGGGACCGCTTTGCCGACATCCTGGG CGGCGAGGTGCGGCAGTcggcgcggcgcgcgggcggGCGCAGCGTGCAGCCGGCGCCGGGCGCGCCGCgggccgccgccgcgcccggcgccgccgccgcgtACCTGGGCGCCGCGCGCTACGTGGCCGGCGCCCGCATCGACACCGCACTGTTCCACCCGCTCGCGCTGCACTCGCGCCGAG
- the LOC112043406 gene encoding uncharacterized protein LOC112043406, with amino-acid sequence MSGGAPARCRVSSEQLHALLSFMEEHRDFAAGKQSIYSRFSACKLWRLLAERLNAAADESGGAHKSPDKWCRYWADIKYRARKKWAAGESLGDLSSVEERLQSILGTRPTDPGAAFGARGAGALLADEADERKLDEDAYSEQECADAPRLATEELLAEAAMRSALAAEKQAEAVAQGVELLRELVALLRERAPEHAGAPHHHRL; translated from the exons ATGAGCGGCGGCGCGCCGGCGCGCTGCCGCGTGAGCAGCGAGCAGCTGCACGCGCTGCTGTCGTTCATGGAGGAGCACCGCGACTTCGCAGCCGGCAAGCAGTCCATCTACTCCCGCTTCAGCGCCTGCAAGCTGTGGCGCTTGCTGGCCGAGCGCCTCAACGCTGCCGCCGACGAGTCGGGCGGCGCGCACAAGTCACCCGACAAGTGGTGCCGT TATTGGGCAGACATCAAGTACCGGGCTCGCAAGAAGTGGGCAGCCGGAGAGTCTCTGGGCGACCTGTCCAGTGTGGAGGAGCGGCTGCAGAGCATACTCGGCACGAGGCCCACTGATC CGGGCGCGGCGTtcggcgcgcgcggcgcgggcgcgctGCTGGCGGACGAGGCGGACGAGCGCAAGCTGGACGAGGACGCGTACTCGGAGCAGGAGTGCGCCGACGCGCCGCGCCTCGCCACCGAGGAGCTGCTGGCCGAGGCCGCCATGCGCAGCGCGCTGGCCGCCGAGAAGCAGGCCGAGGCCGTGGCGCAGGGCGTGGAGCTGCTGCGCGAGCTGGTGGCGCTGCTGCGGGAGCGCGCGCCCGAGCACGCGGGCGCGCCGCACCACCACCGGCTGTAG
- the LOC112043407 gene encoding tryptophan--tRNA ligase, mitochondrial isoform X2, with protein sequence MNTMKFLRKKCIVFSKRRIKSNYCTFTNNHLNETGSTGSSAEAARWPRRVVSALQPTGALHVGNYFGAVRRCVRLQRRGEPLVLFVADLHAHTAPQDPAELQRRSLETAAYLLASGVDAERGVLFLQSAVPAHARLCWLLACLATQARLAHLPQYRERAAGGDAPLGLLLYPVLQAADVLVYRATHVPVGADQLQHLQLTAQLVRTFHHRFGRLFPTPAPLLPDDGSDRIRSLRDPSKKMSKSDSDPKSRILLSDGDDLIRLKIQKAVTDFTPEVSFDPAARPGVSNLVTLHSLAADKLPEEALEEARGLSTAQYKRVVADALCGALRPVRERAQALLARPALLHELLRHGAARARALADPVYAEVAARAGLAPAAPR encoded by the exons ACTGGCAGCACTGGCAGCAGCGCGGAGGCAGCGCGCTGGCCGCGGCGGGTGGTGTCGGCGCTGCAGCCCACGGGTGCGCTGCACGTGGGCAACTACTTCGGCGCGGTGCGGCGCTGCGTGCGGCTGCAGCGGCGCGGCGAGCCGCTCGTGCTGTTCGTGGCCGACCTGCACGCGCACACCGCACCGCAG GACCCGGCGGAGCTGCAGCGGCGCAGCCTGGAGACGGCGGCGTACCTGCTGGCCAGCGGCGTGGACGCGGAGCGCGGCGTGCTGTTCCTGCAGTCGGCCGTGCCGGCGCACGCGCGCCTGTGCTGGCTGCTGGCTTGCCTGGCCACGCAGGCGCGCCTGGCGCACCTGCCGCAGTACCGCgagcgcgcggcgggcggcgacgCGCCGCTGGGCCTGCTGCTGTACCCCGTGCTGCAGGCGGCCGACGTGCTGGTGTACCGCGCCACGCACGTGCCGGTGGGCGCCGACCAGCTGCAGCACCTGCAGCTCACGGCGCAGCTGGTGCGCACCTTCCACCACCGCTTCGGCCGCCTCTTCCCCACGCCCGCGCCGCTGCTGCCGG ATGACGGGAGCGATCGCATCCGCAGCCTGCGCGACCCCAGCAAGAAGATGTCCAAGTCCGACTCCGACCCCAAGTCGCGGATACTGCTCAGCGACGGCGACGACCTCATCCGGCTCAAGATACAGAAAGCGGTCACCGACTTCACGCCAGAG GTGAGCTTCGACCCCGCGGCGCGGCCCGGCGTGTCCAACCTCGTGACCCTGCACAGCCTGGCGGCCGACAAGCTGCCGGAGGAGGCGCTGGAGGAGGCGCGGGGGCTCAGCACGGCGCAGTACAAGCGCGTGGTGGCCGACGCGCTGTGCGGCGCGCTGCGGCCCGTGCGCGAGCGCGCTCAGGCGCTGCTGGCGCGCCCGGCGCTGCTGCACGAGCTGCTGCGGCAcggcgccgcccgcgcgcgcgcGCTCGCCGACCCCGTGTACGCCGAGgtggcggcgcgcgcggggCTGGCGCCGGCCGCGCCGCGCTGA
- the LOC112043407 gene encoding tryptophan--tRNA ligase, mitochondrial isoform X1, which produces MNTMKFLRKKCIVFSKRRIKSNYCTFTNNHLNETGSTGSSAEAARWPRRVVSALQPTGALHVGNYFGAVRRCVRLQRRGEPLVLFVADLHAHTAPQDPAELQRRSLETAAYLLASGVDAERGVLFLQSAVPAHARLCWLLACLATQARLAHLPQYRERAAGGDAPLGLLLYPVLQAADVLVYRATHVPVGADQLQHLQLTAQLVRTFHHRFGRLFPTPAPLLPDDGSDRIRSLRDPSKKMSKSDSDPKSRILLSDGDDLIRLKIQKAVTDFTPEVIKNIELVDIHMPPSSADALVQVSFDPAARPGVSNLVTLHSLAADKLPEEALEEARGLSTAQYKRVVADALCGALRPVRERAQALLARPALLHELLRHGAARARALADPVYAEVAARAGLAPAAPR; this is translated from the exons ACTGGCAGCACTGGCAGCAGCGCGGAGGCAGCGCGCTGGCCGCGGCGGGTGGTGTCGGCGCTGCAGCCCACGGGTGCGCTGCACGTGGGCAACTACTTCGGCGCGGTGCGGCGCTGCGTGCGGCTGCAGCGGCGCGGCGAGCCGCTCGTGCTGTTCGTGGCCGACCTGCACGCGCACACCGCACCGCAG GACCCGGCGGAGCTGCAGCGGCGCAGCCTGGAGACGGCGGCGTACCTGCTGGCCAGCGGCGTGGACGCGGAGCGCGGCGTGCTGTTCCTGCAGTCGGCCGTGCCGGCGCACGCGCGCCTGTGCTGGCTGCTGGCTTGCCTGGCCACGCAGGCGCGCCTGGCGCACCTGCCGCAGTACCGCgagcgcgcggcgggcggcgacgCGCCGCTGGGCCTGCTGCTGTACCCCGTGCTGCAGGCGGCCGACGTGCTGGTGTACCGCGCCACGCACGTGCCGGTGGGCGCCGACCAGCTGCAGCACCTGCAGCTCACGGCGCAGCTGGTGCGCACCTTCCACCACCGCTTCGGCCGCCTCTTCCCCACGCCCGCGCCGCTGCTGCCGG ATGACGGGAGCGATCGCATCCGCAGCCTGCGCGACCCCAGCAAGAAGATGTCCAAGTCCGACTCCGACCCCAAGTCGCGGATACTGCTCAGCGACGGCGACGACCTCATCCGGCTCAAGATACAGAAAGCGGTCACCGACTTCACGCCAGAG gtgataaaaaatattgaattagtCGACATCCACATGCCGCCCAGTAGCGCCGATGCGTTGGTACAGGTGAGCTTCGACCCCGCGGCGCGGCCCGGCGTGTCCAACCTCGTGACCCTGCACAGCCTGGCGGCCGACAAGCTGCCGGAGGAGGCGCTGGAGGAGGCGCGGGGGCTCAGCACGGCGCAGTACAAGCGCGTGGTGGCCGACGCGCTGTGCGGCGCGCTGCGGCCCGTGCGCGAGCGCGCTCAGGCGCTGCTGGCGCGCCCGGCGCTGCTGCACGAGCTGCTGCGGCAcggcgccgcccgcgcgcgcgcGCTCGCCGACCCCGTGTACGCCGAGgtggcggcgcgcgcggggCTGGCGCCGGCCGCGCCGCGCTGA